In Persicimonas caeni, a single window of DNA contains:
- a CDS encoding DedA family protein: MELYDLQTIFDYLSGQAIWWGLLLLMLSAMIEYIVPPFPGDTVTVAGAVLIPTAGWPWWAVFGAVTLGSLIGAAIDWWAGNWVARNQEKNTWIHRLLDREKIRPKVDKLIHQFEKHGSVYIAINRFVPAFRAVFFLAAGLARLVLWKVLLFAALSAALWNAALLALGYLVGYNIEELANWVQRYTHLVYVGLGVAILLWFGIKLVRHLRADG, encoded by the coding sequence ATGGAGCTGTACGACCTCCAAACCATCTTTGACTACCTGTCCGGCCAGGCCATTTGGTGGGGGCTGTTGCTGCTGATGCTGAGCGCGATGATCGAATATATCGTCCCGCCGTTCCCCGGCGACACGGTCACGGTGGCGGGCGCGGTGCTCATTCCAACGGCCGGCTGGCCGTGGTGGGCGGTCTTCGGCGCGGTGACGCTGGGAAGCCTCATTGGCGCGGCCATCGATTGGTGGGCCGGCAACTGGGTGGCGCGCAACCAGGAGAAGAACACCTGGATTCACCGCCTGCTCGATCGCGAGAAGATTCGGCCCAAGGTCGACAAGCTGATCCACCAATTCGAGAAGCACGGCAGCGTCTATATCGCCATCAACCGCTTCGTGCCGGCGTTCCGGGCGGTCTTCTTCTTGGCGGCGGGCCTCGCCCGGCTGGTGCTCTGGAAGGTGCTCCTCTTCGCCGCGCTCAGCGCTGCCCTCTGGAACGCCGCGCTTTTGGCGCTCGGCTACTTAGTAGGCTACAATATCGAAGAGCTCGCCAATTGGGTCCAGCGATATACCCATTTGGTCTATGTTGGCCTCGGCGTTGCGATTTTGCTGTGGTTTGGTATCAAATTGGTAAGGCATCTGAGAGCCGACGGGTGA
- a CDS encoding iron-containing alcohol dehydrogenase, whose translation MDIVNKYLTQYADQLDTKACLIARNAIADSYELLSEHLADGLWLVAADENTWEAAGEQTAAMLDAAGQKWERFEVPMPDEGDPICDDTLIDSYREALRETGAVSGLAVGAGTINDVVKMGCHLEDQPMAVIGTAPSMNGYNSAIAAVLSDGVKTTGPCTAPLVVIADLDVMAEAPYRMIVSGLGDLMSKPVSNSDWRLSARLKGTHHSPEAMEIIEHGARALEGVAEKLPERDRDATKGLVESLMLSGIAMSVAGSSSPASGGEHLISHFIDMTAYAFDQPHDLHGCQVGVGTLTTALLYEKLQALDPATIDIDARVEALPAWDDYEAQLRERFGKLFDAVVKHAKPGYPSPDELRARLTQLVDEWEMVLDEVRSTLRSEQSLEDELRAAEAPVRFAALDVDKDRARRAIAHSKDIRNRYTILHLAWELGVLDEWADEAIEHLYE comes from the coding sequence ATGGACATCGTAAATAAGTACCTGACTCAATACGCCGACCAACTCGACACCAAAGCGTGCCTGATCGCGCGCAACGCCATCGCCGACAGCTACGAGCTTCTGTCCGAGCACCTCGCCGACGGGCTGTGGCTGGTCGCCGCCGACGAGAATACCTGGGAAGCCGCCGGTGAGCAGACCGCGGCGATGCTCGACGCAGCCGGCCAGAAGTGGGAGCGCTTCGAGGTGCCGATGCCCGACGAGGGCGACCCGATCTGCGACGACACGCTCATCGACTCGTACCGTGAGGCGCTGCGCGAGACCGGCGCGGTCTCGGGGCTGGCTGTTGGGGCGGGCACGATCAACGACGTGGTCAAGATGGGCTGCCACCTCGAGGACCAGCCCATGGCGGTCATCGGCACCGCCCCGAGCATGAACGGGTACAACTCGGCGATCGCCGCGGTGCTCTCCGACGGGGTCAAGACGACCGGGCCGTGCACCGCGCCGCTGGTGGTCATCGCCGACCTCGACGTGATGGCCGAGGCGCCCTACCGCATGATCGTCAGCGGGCTGGGCGACCTGATGAGCAAGCCGGTGTCCAACTCCGACTGGCGCCTGTCGGCGCGCCTCAAAGGCACCCACCACTCGCCCGAGGCGATGGAGATCATCGAGCACGGCGCGCGCGCCCTCGAGGGCGTGGCCGAGAAGCTCCCCGAGCGCGACCGTGACGCCACCAAGGGCCTGGTCGAGTCGCTGATGCTCTCGGGCATCGCCATGAGCGTGGCGGGCTCGTCGAGCCCGGCGTCGGGCGGCGAGCACCTGATCAGCCACTTCATCGACATGACGGCGTACGCCTTCGACCAGCCCCACGACCTGCACGGCTGCCAGGTCGGCGTGGGCACGCTGACGACCGCCCTGCTCTACGAGAAGCTCCAGGCGCTCGACCCGGCGACGATCGACATCGACGCGCGCGTCGAGGCGCTCCCGGCGTGGGACGATTACGAGGCGCAGCTTCGCGAGCGATTCGGCAAGCTATTCGACGCGGTCGTCAAGCACGCCAAGCCGGGCTATCCGAGCCCCGACGAGCTGCGCGCGCGGCTCACCCAGTTGGTCGACGAGTGGGAGATGGTGTTGGACGAGGTGCGCTCGACGCTTCGCAGCGAACAGTCGCTCGAAGACGAGCTTCGCGCCGCCGAGGCGCCGGTGCGCTTCGCCGCGCTCGACGTCGACAAAGACCGCGCCCGCCGAGCGATCGCGCATTCGAAGGATATCCGCAATCGCTACACGATTTTGCACTTGGCGTGGGAGTTGGGCGTGCTCGACGAGTGGGCCGACGAGGCGATCGAGCATCTTTACGAGTAA
- a CDS encoding zinc ribbon domain-containing protein, producing MINCPNCDKQIADDAAHCGYCGHQLEEKSKKKTMFGMAALGGDELKKAVEEAKKAKDEQGDGEQKKAGGGLKIPKPGQKSAGKSTDAGKSSGGSGFKIPKPGQKANEQPEQDAQADEAAWAKTERIDLSDAEPPSGISESSEADTQPHDIEERFADQQRLETDEATGDEAGTASTISMSAPSEDDLDSVPPAQPSQSSPPSFGEPAGPGPSQVSQAGDQSGPFGPGAQEAEEAQQAQQPQQPQQAVSPATTTPPPGGPSPADQQGDMRVHKVGTGGPPAPEKKSKKGLIIGLVLVAMIFGGACVLGAGYYVYTNFF from the coding sequence ATGATCAACTGCCCGAATTGCGACAAGCAGATTGCTGACGATGCTGCCCACTGCGGCTATTGCGGCCATCAGCTCGAGGAAAAGAGCAAAAAGAAGACCATGTTTGGCATGGCCGCCCTCGGTGGTGACGAACTCAAAAAAGCTGTCGAGGAGGCCAAAAAGGCCAAGGACGAGCAGGGCGACGGCGAGCAAAAGAAGGCAGGAGGCGGGCTCAAGATCCCGAAGCCGGGCCAGAAGAGCGCCGGCAAGTCGACCGACGCCGGCAAGTCGAGCGGTGGATCGGGCTTCAAGATCCCGAAGCCGGGTCAGAAGGCGAACGAGCAGCCCGAACAAGACGCACAAGCCGACGAGGCCGCCTGGGCGAAGACCGAGCGCATCGACCTGTCCGACGCCGAGCCGCCCTCGGGCATCTCGGAGTCGTCGGAGGCCGACACCCAGCCGCACGATATCGAAGAGCGTTTCGCCGACCAGCAGCGTTTGGAGACCGACGAGGCCACCGGCGACGAGGCGGGAACCGCCTCGACGATCAGCATGAGCGCACCGTCCGAGGACGACCTCGATTCGGTGCCGCCGGCGCAACCTTCGCAGTCATCGCCGCCCTCGTTTGGCGAGCCGGCAGGCCCCGGGCCGTCGCAGGTCTCGCAGGCCGGCGACCAGTCGGGCCCGTTCGGCCCGGGCGCCCAGGAAGCCGAGGAGGCGCAACAGGCTCAGCAGCCGCAACAACCCCAGCAGGCCGTCAGTCCGGCGACGACCACTCCGCCCCCGGGTGGGCCGAGTCCGGCCGATCAGCAGGGCGACATGCGCGTCCACAAAGTCGGCACGGGCGGCCCTCCCGCCCCCGAGAAGAAGAGCAAAAAGGGCCTGATCATCGGCCTCGTGCTCGTCGCCATGATCTTCGGCGGCGCGTGCGTGCTCGGCGCCGGCTACTACGTCTACACCAACTTCTTCTGA